A window of Marinobacter sp. F4206 genomic DNA:
GCCCGCGCCGGCTACACGGTCGAGCAGGGCCCCGAAATCGAAGACGATTACCATAACTTCGAGGCGCTCAACATTCCCGGGCACCATCCAGCTCGTGCCATGCACGACACCTTCTATTTCAATCCCGGCACTTTATTGCGCACCCATACTTCTCCTGTTCAGATTCGCACCATGGAGGCTGGCAAGCCGCCATTCCGGATGATCTGTCCGGGGCGGGTGTACCGCTGCGATTCTGATATGACCCATACCCCCATGTTTCACCAGGTTGAGGGGTTGCTGGTTGAGAAAGACGTTAGCTTCGCGGACCTCAAGAGCACCGTGGAAGAGTTTTTAAGGGTGTTTTTCGAGCGCGATCTGAAGGTGCGGTTCCGGCCCTCCTATTTCCCGTTCACCGAGCCGTCTGCGGAGGTGGATATCGAGTGGGGTCGGGAGGCCGATGGCAGCATCAAGTGGCTGGAAGTCATGGGGTGCGGCATGGTTCATCCCAAAGTATTCGAGCATTGCGGTATCGATGCCGAGGAATACCGTGGTTTTGCGTTCGGTCTTGGCGTTGAGCGCCTGGCCATGCTCCGCTACGGCGTAAACGACCTGCGGATGTTCTTTGAGAACGACCTGCGCTTCCTGCGCCAGTTCCGCTAATCCGACGTTTCACGGCATTCAAATCAACAGGCGAAACCGCATCAGGACTACAAGGCAATAACCATGAAATTCAGTGAACAGTGGCTGCGCGAATGGGTAAATCCGGCAATCGGAACCCAGGAATTGATGGACCAGATCACCATGGCCGGTCTGGAAGTGGATGGTTTCGAACCGGTCGCAGGTCAGTTCAGCGGCGTCATTGTCGGTGAGGTGAAATCGGTTGAACCACACCCGGATGCCGACAAGTTGCGGGTGTGCCAGGTAAGTGATGGCAAGCAGACCGTCCAGGTGGTCTGTGGTGCACCCAACGTGCGAGACGGCCTCAAGGTGCCGTTTGCCGTGGTTGGCGCGGTACTGCCGGGCGACTTCAAGATCAAAAAGGCGAAACTGCGCGGTCAGCCGTCCGAGGGCATGCTGTGTTCTGAATCCGAGCTGGGGCTTTCGGAGAGCCATGATGGCTTGATGGAGTTGCCGGCAGAGGCTCCGGTCGGTCAGGACGTTGCCGAGTACCTCAAACTCAATGACGTGACGATCGATGTGGATCTGACGCCCAATCGAAGCGACTGCCTCTCAATCAAGGGGATTGCCCGCGAGGTGGGCGTTCTGAACAGCATGGTGGTCGAGGGGCCGGAGGTTAAGCCAGTCGAGGCGGTGCACTCGGAGGTTGCGGATATCCGGGTCGAGGCGGCGGCCGGTTGCCCTCGCTATCTCGGGCGTGTTCTGCGCAATGTAAACCTGAAGGCGGAGTCGCCCCTGTGGATGCAGGAGAAGCTGCGTCGCTCGGGTATTCGCTCCATCGACGCTGCGGTAGATGTTACCAACTACGTGATGCTCGAGCTGGGCCAGCCGATGCACGCGTTCGACCGGGAAGAGATTCACGGCGGCATTGTGGTTCGGATGGCAAGGGCCGGTGAGAAGCTGGTCTTGCTTGACGGTCAGGAGGTAGAGCTTAACGAGCAGACCCTGGTCATTGCCGACCATGAAAAGCCGGTTGCGATTGCCGGCGTAATGGGCGGGGAGCATTCCGGCGTCAGTGAAAAGACCAACGACCTGATTCTGGAATCCGCCTACTTCGACCCCATTACTCTGGCCGGCAAGGCCCGTCATTATGGTCTTCACACCGACGCTTCTCACCGGTTCGAGCGGGGTGTGGATTGCCGGCTGGCCCGCGAAGCCATGGAGCGTGCCACGCAGTTGCTCATGGATATTGTTGGCGGCGAGCCCGGTGAAATCATTGAAGTGGCCAGCGACCAGCATCTCCCTGAAGATCGGGTGGTTGATCTGCGCTCCGATCGTCTTTATGACGTTCTGGGCCTCGAGATTGACCGGACGACGGTTGAAGAGATCCTGAGTCGTCTCGGCCTCCATATCGACAAGCTCCTCAAGGCAGGATGGCGTATCAGTGTGCCCAGTTTCCGACCTGACATCTCCATTGAGGAAGATCTTATTGAGGAAGTGGGCCGGATCTACGGGTACAACAACCTGCCGGTAACCGAACCCACGGGATCTCTCGGCTTGCGTCAGCAGGATGAGGCTACTCGTCCGGTTTCAGCAATCCGTAATTTCTTCGTTGATAACGGCTATCAGGAGGCGATCACCTATAGCTTCGTGGATCCCAAGGTCCAGCAGCTGATTGATCCGGACCGCGAAGGCATTGCACTTGCCAATCCCATTTCCTCCGATCTTTCGGTGATGCGAACCAGCCTCTGGAGCGGTCTGCTCAAGACTGTTGCCCACAATCAGAACCGTCAGCAGGGGCGGATCCGCCTTTTCGAAACCGGTTTGCGGTTTGAGCAGGAAGGTGAGCGTATTGACCAGCAGCAGATGTTGGCTGGCGTGGTGGTCGGCGCCCAATATCCTGAAAACTGGGTAAACGGTCGCAGAACCGCTGATTTCTTTGATGTAAAAGGAGATCTGGAAAGCCTGTTTCGTCTGCTTGGTATCGAGATCCAGTTCGTAGGCAGTCAGCACCCGGCACTGCATCCGGGTCAGACCGCGGAATTGCTCCGAGATGGCGAGCATGTCGGCTGGTTGGGCACGTTGCACCCACAAGTTCAGAAAAATCTTGAACTTAATGGCACGATCTTGATGTTTGAGCTATTCTTGGATTCGATCGTCACTGGTTATGTGCCTAATTTCAAAGATATTTCGAAATTCCCGGAAGTTCGTCGGGATTTGGCTATCATTATCGGAAGCGATGTGGCGTTTGCGGACGTCGAGCGTGTGGCCAGAAAGCACGCTGGTGAACGACTGACAGCGTTGCGTGCATTTGATGTATACGAGGGTGAGAGTCTTGGCGAGGGGAACCGTAGCCTGGCGCTCAGTCTATTCTGGCAGCATCCGGAGCGCACGTTGACCGAGGACGAGGTTCATTCGCTCTTCAATGGTGTAATCGACGCATTGAACGAAGAGCTGGGGGCAACACTGAGGAGTTGAGAGATGGCGGCTTTGACGAAAGCGGAAATGGCAGAGCGGTTGTACGAGGAATTGGGCCTTAACAAACGCGAAGCCAAGGAAATGGTGGAAGCTTTTTTCGACGAGATCAGAGGCGCACTCAGCCACAACGAGCAGGTGAAGTTATCGGGCTTCGGCAACTTCGACCTGCGAGACAAGAAGCAGCGGCCGGGACGGAACCCGAAAACTGGTGAGGAAATTCCGATCAGTGCACGGCGTGTTGTTACGTTTCGCCCAGGACAAAAACTAAAGCAAAAAGTAGAAGCGTATGCTGGAACCCAGTCATAATAACGAACTTCCCGCGATTCCCGGGAAGCGTTATTTCACCATCGGTGAAGTAGCGGACCTATGCGCAGTCAAGGCACACGTACTGCGCTATTGGGAGCAGGAATTTCCACAGTTATCGCCGGTTAAGCGTCGCGGAAACCGCCGCTATTACCAGCGGGCTGACGTTATAACCATTCGTCAGATACGTAGCCTGCTTTACGACCAGGGCTACACCATCGGTGGTGCCAAGCAAAAGCTCAGCAGCCACGAGGTGAAGGACGACACCTCCCAGTACAAGCAGCTTATCCGGCAGATGATATCGGAGCTGGAAGATGTTCTGGACGTACTGAACGCGCCTGTGAAGTAACCGCAGCGCCGAGTAAAAAAGCCGAAGGGGTGGGTCTCTTCGGCTTTTTTTGTGCCTCGGGAATGGCGTTAGCTGAGCGATTACTTGAGTCCGTGGCGGGATTCTTTGGGAAGCAGAAACAAAAAAGGCAGGAGCTTTTCAGCTCCTGCCTTTTTCATGAATCTGGTCGGGACGGTAGGATTTGAACCTACGACCCCCTGCACCCCATGCAGGTGCGCTACCAAGCTGCGCTACGCCCCGATTCGCTGTTGGCCCCTGAGAAACTTGAGAGTTATCTCAGTGGCTTAGCGGGAGCGAAGTCTACACCAGCCTTTCAGAAAAATAAACAGGCTTTGAGGATTTCGCGTCCGGATTTTTAGCGGAGCTTGGTCTCTCTTAATTTGAGGATAAACTCGGGCGGATCGAAGGTGGCGGAGCTGGCGTTTGGCCAGTACTTGTCGAATACCATATGGCCAGTGTCACCCTCAAACAGGGCGCCTGGCTCGAGGTACGGGAACAGGTCCATGTAGGAATGGACTTCGGTCTTGGACAAACGGCGCACCACGTGTTCTGGTCCCAGCTCGGAGGGGTGGCGCAGACCGGAAGCCTCAAGCAGGTTCTGGAGCGCATCCAGTGTGTTCTTGTGGAAGTTGAAGACCCGTTGGCTTTTGAGTTCCACATCCAGTTTCTCGCCGCGTCGAGGGTCCTGGGTGGCGACGCCACTTGGGCAGCGGCCGGTATGGCAGTTCAGGGCCTGAATACAGCCGAGGGAAAACATGTAGCCGCGGGCAGAATTGCACCAGTCGGCCCCCAGGGCGAGTGTGCGGGCAATATTGAACGCGGACGTGATCTTGCCGGCGGCGCCAATGGCGATGTCGTCCCTGAGGCTTGTGCCTACCAGGGTGTTGTGCACCAGGAGGAGGGCTTCGGTCAGGGGCATGCCGAGTCTGTTGATAAACTCCAGAGGCGCGGCGCCAGTGCCCCCTTCGCCGCCGTCCACCACAATAAAGTCCGGCTTCCGGCCTGTTTCGAGCATCGCTTTTACGATGGCAAACCATTCCCAGGGGTGGCCAATGGCGAGCTTGAGGCCGACCGGTTTGCCGCCCGACAGGTCTCGAAGATGGTCCAGGAACTCGAGGAGTTCGAGGGGCGTGGAGAAGGCTGAATGGCTGGCCGGTGACACGCAGTCCTCGCCGACGGACACGCCTCGGGCTTCGGCTATTTCAGGGGTTACCTTGGCGCCGGGCAAGATGCCGCCATGCCCCGGTTTGGCTCCCTGAGAAAGTTTGACCTCTATCATTTTTACCTGGTCGAGGTTCGCGTTTTCCCGAAACATATCCTCGTTGAAAGAGCCATCCTTATGGCGACAGCCAAAATAGCCCGAGCCGATTTCCCAGACCAGGTCTCCACCTGGTTGCCGGTGGTAGCGCGAAATGGAGCCTTCTCCGGTGTCGTGGTAGAAGTCGCCAAGTTTGGCGCCAGTATTCAGGCTCAGGATGGCGTTTGCCGAGAGCGACCCGAAACTCATGGCCGAAATGTTGAAAACGCTTGCGCTGTAAGGCTTGGCACAATGTTTCCCAATCAGAATTCTGAAATTGCTATCACTGATTCTGGTGGGTTTGAGGGAATGATTCATCCATTCGAATCCCTCGTCGTACATGCCAAGCTGGGAACCGAAGGGCCGCTTGTCGAGCACGTTCTTGGCGCGCTGATACACGATGGTTCTCTGTTCCCGTGAAAAGGGGCGCTCCTCAGTATCGGACTGGATAAAGTACTGTCGGATCTCCGGCCCGATGGCTTCAAGCAGGTAACGGAAGTTGGCAAGAATAGGATAGTTGCGGCTAACCGTATGTTTTCTCTGGAGTAGATCATAGGTTCCCAGTGCCGCCAAAACCCCGAAAATGAACGCGAACAGGTAGCCGGCGCTGGTATAAAAACTTGCGATCAACGATGCGAAAAAGCCGGCAATGCTTAGTGCGTAAACGGTGTAGCGAACCGGAAAAGTCGTGGTTTTCTCCATAGATACCTCAAATGGGGCCAATGTGCCGAGATGGCGCGTGTTTCGGTCAGAGTATATCGATACGCCGCAAAATCTGTAGTCGATTTCCCGGTTTGAAGCCATCGATCCTTTAATCATGGTCTATGCTGATAAGTGATGCAGTGGAGAACTGTGTCTGGTTGTTTTGATGTTTTGAACTCAAAACATTATTATGTCGCGCTTGTAACGTTTGAATACCGATTCCCTAAAAAGACTTTCCAATTCAGGAGGCTCCAAACGTGGGCGAGGTAGTTAAAGACGAATATCAGACGGATTACGTCGCAGGCCAGGACAATATTAGTCCTTTCGGCCTGGATCTCCACGCGCCGGTATTCCCGATTACGGCAATACTGGTCGTGCTTTTTGTGGTAGGAACCCTGATTTTCCCGACAGAGTCCAAAGAGCTTCTGGACGGGGCAAAGTGGGACATTATCGCAACATTTGACTGGTTCTTCCTGCTCAGCGCCAACGTCTTCGTGGTGGTGTGTCTGGCCTTGATTTTTATGCCGGTGGGCAAGATCCGGCTGGGCGGCGTGGATGCGAAACCAGAATTCTCGACGATGTCCTGGTTCGCGATGCTGTTTGCTGCCGGCATGGGCATTGGCCTTATGTTCTGGGCGGTTGCAGAGCCGACGGCATATTACACCGGCTGGTACGAAACGCCGTTTAACGTCGAGGCGAACACCCCTGAGGCCGCCAGGCTAGCCATGGGTGCAACCATGTACCATTGGGGCCTGCATCCCTGGGCGGTTTACGCCATTGTTGCCCTGTCTCTGGCATTTTTCGCGTTCAACAAGAACATGCCGCTGACCATCCGATCAGCCTTCTTCCCGTTGCTGCGGGACAAGGTGTGGGGCTGGCCTGGCCACATCATCGATATCCTGGCGGTAGTCGCCACGATCTTTGGTCTGGCTACCTCTCTCGGCTTCGGTGCCCAGCAGGCGGCATCCGGTCTGAGTTATCTGTTTGGTATCTCTGACGGCATCAATGTCCAGATGGCCATCATCGTGGGTGTAACTGCGGTTGCACTGGTCTCAGTGTTGCGTGGTTTGGACGGCGGTGTAAAAGTGCTCAGTAACATCAATATGAGCCTTGCCGGGATTCTGCTGTTCTTTATCATTTTCGCCGGCCCCACCATGACTGTGCTGGAAACCATGTGGGTGACCTCGTCCAGTTATATTGGCAACGTTCTTCCCCTGAGCAACCCGTTTGGCCGTGAAGACGAAGCCTGGTTCCAAGGTTGGACTGTATTCTACTGGGCCTGGTGGATCTCCTGGTCACCGTTCGTAGGTATGTTTATCGCCCGCGTTTCGCGAGGCCGCACGGTTCGGGAGTTTGTTACCGCAGTACTGATTATCCCGACGGTGATCACCGTGGTATGGATGAGCGCCTTTGGTGGCACGGCGCTGGAACAGATCCAGAACGGTATCGGTGCACTGGCAGCGAACGGCCTGACGGACGTTCCTCTTGCCATGTTCCAGATGTTCGAGAACCTGCCGCTGACCGGCATTATCTCGTTCGTGGGTATCATTCTGGTGCTGGTGTTCTTCGTAACGTCGTCGGACTCCGGGTCACTGGTTATCGACAGCATCACCGCCGGTGGCAAGACTGATGCACCGACCGCTCAGCGCGTTTTCTGGGTAGTCATGGAGGGTGCGATTGCCGCAGCGCTGATCTTTGGTGGTGGCGAAGACGCCCTGGGTGCCATCCAGGCGACGGCGATCAGTGCCGGCCTGCCATTTACAGCAATCCTGCTGATCATGACGTGGGGCTTGCTGAAGGGCCTGACCCATGAGCGCAAGCTTTTGGTTGCGAGAGGCGAGCTCTAAGAGCCTCATCGTAGTCGAAAAAAACCGGGGCTTTCGCCCCGGTTTTTTTATGCCCCTCTCCCCCGCGCTAGAGCGCGGCGAATACCTCCATGGCGTAATTGGCGCGCTCCTGCGGCGTGAAATGAGGACGTTTCAGGCGCTCAATGGTCCGCAAGCGCGGCAGCAAGCCCATCCCGTTGGCCATCTGGATCGCCAGGCCGGGCCGGGCATTCAGTTCCAGTAGCAGGGGGCCTTCGTGGGCGTCCACCACCAGATCCACACCCATGTAGCCGAGCCCGGTGGATTCATAGCAGCGGGACGCCATTTCCAGCATTTCGCCCCAGGCTTCAATCTCGATGTTCTCCAGGGCCAGGCCAGTGTCCGGATGCAGGGTTATTGGCTTGTTGAACTGAACGGCATTCAGGCTCCTGCCCGTACCGATGTCCAGGCCAACACCGACAGCGCCCTGATGCAGATTAGCCTTGCCGTCAGAGGCCTTTGTGGCAAGTCTCAGCATGGCCATTACCGGGTAGCCGCGAAATACCACAATACGAATGTCGGGAACGCCCTGGAAGGAATACCGAGCCAGTGTGGGTACCGATTCAACCAGACTTTCGACTATGGCTACATCCGGCGTGCCTGCCAGCGAGTACAGGCCGGCGAGGATGTTGGTGAGGTGGCGCTCCAGAGAGGAAGCGGAAATCCTCGATCCCGACGCCTTGACGTATTCGTCCTGATCGCGGCCGGTGATGACGGTGATACCCTTTCCGCCTGAACCCTTGGCTGGTTTGATGGCGAAACCGCCAAGATCTTCCGCCAACTGCCGGAAACCTGAAATTTCATGCTGCTGGCGAACCACCTGCAGCAGACGGGGCGTCTTGACTCCATATTCAGCCACGGCAAGTTTGGTCTTGAGCTTGTTGTCGACCAGGGGGTAAGAGGACCGCTCATTGTAACGGGCAATGTAATCCACATTGCGCCGGTTCATGTTGAGCATGCCCAGGCGGTTAAGGCGTCGCGGTGATATCCAGCCCATGTCAGTCATAGACCCTCATAGGCGTGAACCGCTTGAGTTCGCTCAACTTGTATCCGGTGTATTGGCCCATCAACAGGATCAGGCCCAGGATCACAAAGTGCAGTTCCGGGAAGTTGAAGGTCAGGTGACCTGCCAGCGGTGCGCTCATCAGGAGGTAGGCGCAGATGGCGACAAACATGCTGCCAGCCCCCTGAATAACGACTTCGTGGGCGCCTTCTTCCTCCCAGAGGATGGACATCCGCTCAATGGTCCAGGCAATGATGACCATGGGGAAGAAGGTCACGGTCATTCCGGTATTGAAGCCCATCTGGTAGCCAATGATGCTGAGCCCTGCGGTGATGAATATCACCAGTATGATCAGGGCTGAAATCCGGGATACCAGCAACAGGTTCAGACTAGAGAGGTAGCCCCGCATCATCAGGCCTATCGAGACCACGGACAGAAAGGCAATCAGGCCCGGGACCAGGGTTGTCTGGACGAACGCTACCGCGATCAGGACCGGCATGAAGGTGCCGGAGGTACGGATGCCGATCACAATGCGCATGAACGCGACCATGAGTGCGCCCAGGGGGAGCAGAAGTAGCATGCGAAACATGCTCTGCTCCTCGATGGGCAGTTCATAGAAACTGAGGAAGCCAAGCCCTTTGGAATCGAACTCCATGGTTGAAAGCTGCAGGGCGGGGACCGTCTGCCGGAGCATGGAGAAGCTCACTTCGGAATTGTCTCCGCCGACCACGTCCAGCAGCGAGGCAGAGCCCTGGCGCCACAACAGCAGGCTTTCTGGCACACCCTGCTCAGCCGTGTTCGGATCGAAGGTCAGCCACTGTTCTCCGTTGAATATCTGCAGGAAAGGCATCAGCGATTGCCGGCGTCGGGCGTCTTCCAGCTTTAACCCGTCGGCGGTCCGGGCCGGGATGCCGGAGTGGTTCAGCATGTCGACCAGCAGTTCGAGGTAGTCTTCCTCGGCCACCAGGAGGGTTGTGTTCTGGGTGCGGGTATCTGGCTGCATGAGACGGATCAACTCCCGGGTCATGCTTTCAGGCGTGCTGGACCGTTCTTCTGCCTGGGTCAGAATCTCCCGCACGGCCGTGGCCTGGGGCTCCTCCCAGAACATTTTCCGGGCTTTGGGCTCCTGGCTCGGGGGCCGGTCAATCGTTGAATCGTCTGGGATAAACTGGGTTTTGAAATACAGAGTCTGTCGCCCGGATACGTCTCGCTTGGTCCATTCCGCCCTGCGACTTCCGTTTTTCTCGATGATCGAGAACCCATAACCGGGAGATGCGGCCTGCTCAGAGAGTATCCGGAAACCGGGTGGGTTCTCCGGCACATTCAGGCTAGCGAGCACCGCACCGTCACTGGCGTCAAAATCCACTCGGGCTTCGATCATCCAGACCGGGCGCTGTTCACCGGCAAGCCAGGGAATCCCCAACTCGATGTGGCGCCAGATGGCCAGGGAAATGCCTGCGGCAATGAGGAGAAAAACAGCGACGTAGAAGGGCAAGCGGGAGCGGGGAGTCACGAGTCGTTCCTGTTGCTTAGGATTGAGTCGGGAAGTTTGGTGGCGAACTCCCTGCCGACATCGATCAACATGACGTCGCGCAGGACGTTGCGGCCGATCAGGACTTCGTAGGACAGATCATCTCTGTCCGTTAATGAGAATTCAGCGACCTGCTGGTAATCGCCGATTGCGAACTGGAGTTCAACCACAATCCGTCGTTCGGGATTCTCGGCGCTGGCCTGGGCAACCTTGACCC
This region includes:
- the pheS gene encoding phenylalanine--tRNA ligase subunit alpha, encoding MENLEQLVQDGLAAVEKADSLQALDQIRVEYLGKKGEITQQAKTLGKLSAEERPAAGQKINEAKGQVEQAINARRADLERAAIEEKLASESIDVTLPGRGQDLGGLHPVTRTLERIEQFFARAGYTVEQGPEIEDDYHNFEALNIPGHHPARAMHDTFYFNPGTLLRTHTSPVQIRTMEAGKPPFRMICPGRVYRCDSDMTHTPMFHQVEGLLVEKDVSFADLKSTVEEFLRVFFERDLKVRFRPSYFPFTEPSAEVDIEWGREADGSIKWLEVMGCGMVHPKVFEHCGIDAEEYRGFAFGLGVERLAMLRYGVNDLRMFFENDLRFLRQFR
- the pheT gene encoding phenylalanine--tRNA ligase subunit beta, with the translated sequence MKFSEQWLREWVNPAIGTQELMDQITMAGLEVDGFEPVAGQFSGVIVGEVKSVEPHPDADKLRVCQVSDGKQTVQVVCGAPNVRDGLKVPFAVVGAVLPGDFKIKKAKLRGQPSEGMLCSESELGLSESHDGLMELPAEAPVGQDVAEYLKLNDVTIDVDLTPNRSDCLSIKGIAREVGVLNSMVVEGPEVKPVEAVHSEVADIRVEAAAGCPRYLGRVLRNVNLKAESPLWMQEKLRRSGIRSIDAAVDVTNYVMLELGQPMHAFDREEIHGGIVVRMARAGEKLVLLDGQEVELNEQTLVIADHEKPVAIAGVMGGEHSGVSEKTNDLILESAYFDPITLAGKARHYGLHTDASHRFERGVDCRLAREAMERATQLLMDIVGGEPGEIIEVASDQHLPEDRVVDLRSDRLYDVLGLEIDRTTVEEILSRLGLHIDKLLKAGWRISVPSFRPDISIEEDLIEEVGRIYGYNNLPVTEPTGSLGLRQQDEATRPVSAIRNFFVDNGYQEAITYSFVDPKVQQLIDPDREGIALANPISSDLSVMRTSLWSGLLKTVAHNQNRQQGRIRLFETGLRFEQEGERIDQQQMLAGVVVGAQYPENWVNGRRTADFFDVKGDLESLFRLLGIEIQFVGSQHPALHPGQTAELLRDGEHVGWLGTLHPQVQKNLELNGTILMFELFLDSIVTGYVPNFKDISKFPEVRRDLAIIIGSDVAFADVERVARKHAGERLTALRAFDVYEGESLGEGNRSLALSLFWQHPERTLTEDEVHSLFNGVIDALNEELGATLRS
- the ihfA gene encoding integration host factor subunit alpha; the encoded protein is MAALTKAEMAERLYEELGLNKREAKEMVEAFFDEIRGALSHNEQVKLSGFGNFDLRDKKQRPGRNPKTGEEIPISARRVVTFRPGQKLKQKVEAYAGTQS
- a CDS encoding MerR family transcriptional regulator, which encodes MLEPSHNNELPAIPGKRYFTIGEVADLCAVKAHVLRYWEQEFPQLSPVKRRGNRRYYQRADVITIRQIRSLLYDQGYTIGGAKQKLSSHEVKDDTSQYKQLIRQMISELEDVLDVLNAPVK
- a CDS encoding FMN-binding glutamate synthase family protein; amino-acid sequence: MEKTTTFPVRYTVYALSIAGFFASLIASFYTSAGYLFAFIFGVLAALGTYDLLQRKHTVSRNYPILANFRYLLEAIGPEIRQYFIQSDTEERPFSREQRTIVYQRAKNVLDKRPFGSQLGMYDEGFEWMNHSLKPTRISDSNFRILIGKHCAKPYSASVFNISAMSFGSLSANAILSLNTGAKLGDFYHDTGEGSISRYHRQPGGDLVWEIGSGYFGCRHKDGSFNEDMFRENANLDQVKMIEVKLSQGAKPGHGGILPGAKVTPEIAEARGVSVGEDCVSPASHSAFSTPLELLEFLDHLRDLSGGKPVGLKLAIGHPWEWFAIVKAMLETGRKPDFIVVDGGEGGTGAAPLEFINRLGMPLTEALLLVHNTLVGTSLRDDIAIGAAGKITSAFNIARTLALGADWCNSARGYMFSLGCIQALNCHTGRCPSGVATQDPRRGEKLDVELKSQRVFNFHKNTLDALQNLLEASGLRHPSELGPEHVVRRLSKTEVHSYMDLFPYLEPGALFEGDTGHMVFDKYWPNASSATFDPPEFILKLRETKLR
- a CDS encoding BCCT family transporter, whose amino-acid sequence is MGEVVKDEYQTDYVAGQDNISPFGLDLHAPVFPITAILVVLFVVGTLIFPTESKELLDGAKWDIIATFDWFFLLSANVFVVVCLALIFMPVGKIRLGGVDAKPEFSTMSWFAMLFAAGMGIGLMFWAVAEPTAYYTGWYETPFNVEANTPEAARLAMGATMYHWGLHPWAVYAIVALSLAFFAFNKNMPLTIRSAFFPLLRDKVWGWPGHIIDILAVVATIFGLATSLGFGAQQAASGLSYLFGISDGINVQMAIIVGVTAVALVSVLRGLDGGVKVLSNINMSLAGILLFFIIFAGPTMTVLETMWVTSSSYIGNVLPLSNPFGREDEAWFQGWTVFYWAWWISWSPFVGMFIARVSRGRTVREFVTAVLIIPTVITVVWMSAFGGTALEQIQNGIGALAANGLTDVPLAMFQMFENLPLTGIISFVGIILVLVFFVTSSDSGSLVIDSITAGGKTDAPTAQRVFWVVMEGAIAAALIFGGGEDALGAIQATAISAGLPFTAILLIMTWGLLKGLTHERKLLVARGEL
- a CDS encoding alpha-L-glutamate ligase-like protein, with translation MGWISPRRLNRLGMLNMNRRNVDYIARYNERSSYPLVDNKLKTKLAVAEYGVKTPRLLQVVRQQHEISGFRQLAEDLGGFAIKPAKGSGGKGITVITGRDQDEYVKASGSRISASSLERHLTNILAGLYSLAGTPDVAIVESLVESVPTLARYSFQGVPDIRIVVFRGYPVMAMLRLATKASDGKANLHQGAVGVGLDIGTGRSLNAVQFNKPITLHPDTGLALENIEIEAWGEMLEMASRCYESTGLGYMGVDLVVDAHEGPLLLELNARPGLAIQMANGMGLLPRLRTIERLKRPHFTPQERANYAMEVFAAL
- a CDS encoding inactive transglutaminase family protein, giving the protein MTPRSRLPFYVAVFLLIAAGISLAIWRHIELGIPWLAGEQRPVWMIEARVDFDASDGAVLASLNVPENPPGFRILSEQAASPGYGFSIIEKNGSRRAEWTKRDVSGRQTLYFKTQFIPDDSTIDRPPSQEPKARKMFWEEPQATAVREILTQAEERSSTPESMTRELIRLMQPDTRTQNTTLLVAEEDYLELLVDMLNHSGIPARTADGLKLEDARRRQSLMPFLQIFNGEQWLTFDPNTAEQGVPESLLLWRQGSASLLDVVGGDNSEVSFSMLRQTVPALQLSTMEFDSKGLGFLSFYELPIEEQSMFRMLLLLPLGALMVAFMRIVIGIRTSGTFMPVLIAVAFVQTTLVPGLIAFLSVVSIGLMMRGYLSSLNLLLVSRISALIILVIFITAGLSIIGYQMGFNTGMTVTFFPMVIIAWTIERMSILWEEEGAHEVVIQGAGSMFVAICAYLLMSAPLAGHLTFNFPELHFVILGLILLMGQYTGYKLSELKRFTPMRVYD